Below is a window of Planctomycetes bacterium MalM25 DNA.
GAGGTTGTCCTGGAACGGCAGCAGCCCAATCTTGCGGTCCTGGTAGATGTCGATCTTGCCGATCTCACAGAAACGCCCGTACGCTCGCAGCAGCCCGAGGCTCGCGTCGATCGCCTCGCCGGGGAGCGAGTTGAGCACAACGTCCACGCCCTCGCCGCCGGTCGCCTCGCGGACCTGATCGACAAAGTCGAGCGACCGGGAGTCCATGACGTGCTTCACGCCGAGCGAGCGGAGCCGGTCACGCTTTTTGTCGCTTCCGGCGGTGGCGAAGACCTCGGCGCCGGCGGCCTGGGCGATCTGGAGCGCGGCCAGGCCGACGCCCCCCGCGGCGGCGTGGATCAGCACCCGTTCGCCCGCTTCGAGCCGCGCGAGGTTCACCAGCGCGTGGTGCGCCGTGAGGAAGACGATCGGCAGGGTCGCCCCCTCCTCGTGCGATAGGCCGGCCGGCTTCGGCACGACCGCGTAGGCGGCGGTCGTCGCGTGCGAGGCGAACGCGTAAGGCAGCACGCCGATCGCCTCGTCGCCGACGCGGAGGTGCTCGACACCCTCGCCCACGGCGGTGATCACGCCCGACGACTCGATCCCCAGCGGCGTGTCCGACTCCTTCATGCCCGGGTAGAGGCCGAGCGCCTTGAGCACGTCGCTAAAGTTGAGGCCGGTCGCGTGGACCTTCATCTGCACCTGACCGGGCCCGGGCTCGACCGGATCGAAGGGCTCGTAAGCGAGGCCGTCGAACGAACCGGCCCGGCGGAGGCCGAGCCGCCAGCTCGGGGCGTCGGGCGGCGCAGCGCCGCCGGCATCGCTCGCCACGGCGTCGGCGAGCGACTCGGCGTGGGCGAGCCTCGCGACGTAGCGCTCGCCGTCGCGGTGCGCGATCTGGCCCTCGCCCGCAGCGGCGGCGATCTCGTCGACCAGCAGACTCGCGCTCGTCGCGTCGAAGCGATCGAGGTCGAGCAGCCGCACGCCCCGCTCGGGCTGCTCCATCGCCGCGACCCGGCCGAAGCCGACCCGGGCCGCCTGCGCGGGCGAGGCGGGCGCTTCGCCCACCACGCCGACCGCCTGCGCGTTGTGCGTGACGAACCAAACGCCCCGCTCGGGAGCGACGCTCCGCCGGGCGAGCGCCTGCGTCAGCCGCAGCGCGGCGGCGGTCTGCTCCCAGTCCTCGCCATGGTGCGCGTGGACGACAGCGGCCGGCTTGCCGCTCGGGTTCGCCGCGAGCATCTCAACCAAACGCTCGTCGTGGGTTGCGTCGCTCGGGTCATAAGTGAATCGCGTCCGCGCCGTTGAGCCCTTCTCTTCGATACGCATCGAGAACGCCTTGCCCGGCGTGGCGACGAGGCAGCTGCCGCCCCGCGACTCGATCGATTCGGCGATCGCCTCGGCGAAGGGGGCGTCGTCGGCGAGCAGCAGCGTCGGGCCGGCGGGCCAATCGACCTCGGCGGGCGATTCGGCCCCGGTGCATAAATCGACAGAGCGCCACCGCAGCTCGTAGAGCCAGTCGCCCGGCGTCGATTCTTGCTCGGCGTCCGAGGCGCTCGCCATGCGCTGCACCTGCACGCCGCACAACGCGGCGACGACGGCGCCGGTCGCGTCGAGCAACCAAGCGTCCGCTTCGATCGTTTCAGGGCTCGACTCGTCCGACTCGGGCGTTGGGCTGGTCCGCACCGTGTAGGCGGTGAGGGGCTCGCCCGGGTTGATCGGCCGCTGCACGCGGACCGATTCGATCCGCACCGGCAGGTACGTGTGGGGCGACGCCGAACCGTCCGGCTCGCGTGGCGCCACCGCGGCGATCGATTGGAGCAACGCGTCGCCGATCGCGGGGTGCAGGCGGTAGCGTTCGAGGTCCGCGGCGACCGCCCGGCTGGGGACGAGGTCGGCGGTGGCGTCGTAGGGTGTGCGGCGGACGTCGTCGAGCACGCGGAACGCCTGGCCGTACTCGAGGCCTCGTTCGGCGATCGTTCGGTAGAAGCGGTCGCGCGTCTGCTGTTCAACCACCCGGGCGTCGAAACCGTCCCGCGACGGGCATTCGAGCCCCCCCGCAGCGGAGTCGACGAGCGTCGCCTCGACATGCTCGACCCACGCGGCGTCCGTTTGGTCGGCGGGGGCCGAGTGGATCGTGACCCGCCGGCGGCCCATCGCGGGACGCTCAACGAGCGTCTGCAGCCGGAGGCGTTCTCCCTCGGGGGGCGCGAGCGCCTGGCGGATGACGACGCCATCAACACGGAGCGGCGCCCCGTCGGACTCGGCAAGTTCCGCGGCGGCGGCGAGCGCCTGCTCGACGAACATCGCCGCCGGCGCGACGATCGTCCCGCGCACCTGGTGATCGACCAGCCAGGCGGGTGTCCGCTCGTCGAGCGGCGCCTCGAACAACACGCCCTCGCCGGCGACCGGAACGCGGCCCCCCAGCACGGGCGAGGCGTTCGCGGCGGCGCGGGCGACGGTCGCCCCGCGCGGCTGCAAGTCCTCGTACCAGAACCGCTCGCGGTGCATCGGGTAGTTCGGCAGTGGTAGCCGGCGGCCGGGGCGGTCGCGGTGCAGAGCGCGCCAATCAACGGCTCCCCCGCCCGACCAATGGCTGGCCAACGCTCCGAAGAGCGTCGCCCACTCTTCGGAGTCCGGTCGCAGCGAGGCGATCCAGCGGGGCGTCTCCTTGAACGGCGCGTCGCACCGGGCGGCCATGCCGGCGAGGATCGGCGCGGGGCCGATCTCGATCCAGTGTGTCGCCCCCAGATCGGCCGCCACGCTCACGCCCTCGGCGAATCGGACTGCGCCCCGCAGGTGGTCGCGCCAGTAGCGTGGCCAATCGTCCGGGGCGCTGTCCCCACCGATCAGTTGGCCCGTGACGTTCGACGCGATCGAGACCCGCGGACGGTGGTGCTCGAACTGGCCGGCGAAACGCTCGAACTCGTCGAGCACCGGGTCCATCAACGGCGAGTGGAAAGCGTGCGAAACCGTGAGCCGTTTCGACGCGATCTCTTGCTCCGTCAGGTCGGCGAGCGCCGCCTCGAGCTCGACCACGTCGCCCGAGAGGACCGTGCTCTGCGGCCCGTTCACCGCGGCGATCGCGAGGCGGGCTTCGCGGCCGGCGAGCACGGGCGCGACCGTCGCTTCGTCGGCGAAGACGACCGCCATGCCCCCCTCCCCCGGCGCACTGTGCATCAGGCGGGCCCGTTCGGTCACGAGCCGGGCGCCGTCTTCCAGCTTGAGCACGCCGGCGGTCACCGCGGCGGCGTACTCGCCGATGCTGTGGCCGACCAGCACATCGGGCTCCACGCCCCACGAACGCCAGAGCGCAGCGAGGCCGCACTCGATCGCGAACAGCGCGGGCTGGGTGTAGCGGGTCTCGTTGACGAGCGACTCGTCACCGCCGTGCAGCACGTCGATCAACGAGACGGAGGCCGCCTCTTCGAGCACGGCAGAGCAGCGATCGAATACGTCACGGAAGTTCGGCTCGGCGTCGTAGAGCTCGCGACCCATGCCCCAACGCTGCGCGCCCTGGCCGGTGAACAGCCAGGCGGTGCGTGGCAGGGAGCGTGTGGGCAGCCCCTCTTCCGCCGCGTCGCCCGCGGCGACCTCGTCGAGGCGTGCCAGGAGCTCTTGTCGATTCTCAACCAACAACGCCACCCGGTGACCGAAATCGGCGCGGCCCGTGTTCATGGTGCAGGCGACGTCCGCCAGCTCGGCGTCGCGGCCCGCGTCGCTCCGCAGCCAGGCGGCGAGCTGCTCGGCTTGCTGCCGCAAGCGGTCGGGCGTCTTCGCGGCGAGCTTCACAAGCTGCTTCGGCGGCGTGGATTGTTCCGGCGGCCGTTTCGACGGCGGCTCGGTGACCACCAAGTGCGTGTTCGTCCCGCCAAAGCCGAACGAACTCACCCCCGCGACGCGCGGCCGCCCCCCTTCGGCGAGGCGGCTCGGCCAGGGCTGGGCCTCGGTCACCGGGGTGACCCGCGATCTGTCGATCTGCGCGTGCGGGTTGAGCTGCTCGAAGTGCAACTGCGGCGGGACGGTCTCGTTCTGCATCAGCAGCACGGCCTTGATCAGGCCGGCGACGCCGCTCACGGTCTCCGTGTGACCGATGTTCGCCTTCACGCTGGTGAGCCAGAGGGGCGGGTCGGTGTCGGACTCGCGCCGGAAGACGTGCGCCAGCGCTTGCAGCTCGACCGGGTCGCCCAGCGGCGTGCCCGTGCCGTGGCCCTCGATGTAATCGACGTCGGCCGGCTTGAGGCCCGCGTCGGCGAGCGCCGAGAGCAGGCAGTCCTGCTGCTGCACGACCGACGGCGCGCTGATGCCGGGCGTCCGCCCGTCCTGGTTGGCCGCCGTTCCCGCGAGGACTGCGAGGACGTCGTCGCCGTCGCGCTGAGCATCCTTGAGGCGTTTGAGCAGAACGAACGCGCACCCCTCGCCGCGGACGTACCCGCTCGCGCCCGCATCGTAAGAGCGGCAGCGCCCCTCGGGCGAGAGCATCTGGGCGTTGCTGAAGGCGATCGTGACCTCGGGCGTGATGATCGCGTTCACGCCGCCGGCGAGCGCCGCGTCCGAATCGCCCCGCCGGAGGCTCTCGGCGGCCAGGTGGATCGCGAGCGAGCCGCTGCTGCACGCGGTGTCGACCGACATGCTCGGCCCGCGGAGGTCCAGCGCGAACGAGACGCGGTTCGAGGCGATCGACAGCGCGTTGCCGGTGCCGACGTGCGCGTCGATGAGCTCGAAGTAGTTGGGCGAGTGGATCGGCGCCTTCATGTAGTCGGTGCCGCCCACACCGACGTACACCCCGGTCGACGAACCGGCCAAGCGATCGGCGGGCCAGCCGGCGTTCTCGCAGGTCTCCCAGGCGACCTCCAGCAGCAGGCGCTGCTGCGGGTCCATGCGGGCCGCTTCGCGGGGCGTGATGTTGAAAAAACCCGGCTCGAATTGGTCGATCTGGTCGAGGAAGGCGAGCCGGCGTGTCGCCATCTTGCCGGGGCCGCCCGCTGGATCGTAGTACTCGTCGATCGGCCAGCGGTCTTCCGGGATCTCCGCCGCCCCTTCCACGCCGTCGCGGATCATCCGCCAGTACGCTTGCAGGTCGGGCGCGCCGGCGAAGCGGCAACTCATGCCAACAATCGCGATCGGCTCGCCCGGCTCGACCGAGGCGTTCGACTCGGCGGCCCGGCGGACGGCGGGCTCCGCCTCGGCGGCGGCGGCACGCAGCTTCGCAGCGGCGCGGGCGATCAGCCGTTGCTGCACGCGGGTGCGTTGGTCGGTGGACAAACCGGCCAGGCGGTCTTTCTTCGAGACGCGATCGATGTCAGCCATTCACGACACGGGGACGGATAACGCCGGTGCGCCCTGCGGGACGCGACGGCTCAACAACCCGTCTTCATGACGGCGGCCTACGCAACACTAGGAAGCTGGCCGATCGATGACGACGTGGTTCCCTCACGCCCACGATGGTGGGATTCGCACCGGGCTACTCGACCGACTCGACCTTCTGCCAAGCGCCGCCCGTCGCCGAGGCCTCGACCGCCTCGAGCACGGCCACGCAGCGGGCGCCGTCGACGAAGTCGGGCGCGACCGCGCCACCCGAAGCGATCGCCTGAAGCAGGTCGTAGACGCCGTGCACGAAGCCGTGCTCGTAGCCCAGGACGTGGCCGGGCGGCCACCAGGCGGCGACGTACGGGTGGTCCGACTCGGTCGCCATGATCTTGCGGAAACCCTGGCGGCTCGTGGGCTCGTCCATCGAGTAGTACTCCAGGACGTTCATGTCCTCGAAGTTCCACGCGAGGGTCCCCTTGCTGCCGCTCACCTCGAAGCGGTTGTAGTTCTTGCGGCCGGGCGCCATGCGCGTCGCCTCGAACGTGCCGATCGCCCCGTTGCCGAAGCGGGCGAGGAAGAGGGCGGCGTCATCGACGGTGACTTGCCCCTTGCCGCTCTTCCCCCCCGAGCCCGAGGCGCCGACGCCCGTGCCCGATCCGTCCGGGTAGGGGCGCTCGGTGATGAAGGTCTTCATGTCGCCGACGACCTCGGTGATCTCGTCACCCGTGATGAAACGGGCCAGGTCGATGAGGTGGGCGTTCAGGTCGCCGTGCGCGCCGCTGCCCGCGATCTTCTTATCCATCCGCCAACTGTAGGGCGACTCGGGATCGACCAGCCAATCCTGCAGGTAGGTCGCACGCCACTGACGGACCTCGCCGATCTCGCCCGCCTCGACCATCTGTCGCGCGAGCGACACGGCCGGCGCCCGGCGGTAGTTGAAGTTCACCATGTGGCGTACCCCCCCCCCGCGGGCGGCGGCCAGCATCTCGCGGGCGTCGGCCAGCGTGTTGGCCAGCGGCTTCTCGCAGAAGACGTGCTTGCCCGCCTGGGCGGCGGCGATGGCGATCGGCGCGTGCGTGTCGCCCGGCGTGCAGACATCGACCAGGTCGATGTCCGCCGCGGAGACCACCTGCTTCCAGTCGGTGTCCGCCCGTTCCCAGCCGAACCGCTCGGCGAAGGCCTGCGTGCCGGCGGCGTCGCGGGCGCAGACCGACTTCATAACCGGCTTGATCGCGGGGTCGAAGAACTTTCCGACCTGCTGGTAGGCGTTCGAGTGCGCCTTGCCCATGAAGCGGGCGCCGATCATCGCGACGTTGAGCGTGTCTGCCATGAGTCTCTGTGGGGCTACCTGAGCGCCCGGCCTGTGCGTGGTGTGTTAGCAGCGGTCTTCCGAGCCCATCAGGTTACCAAATCGCTCCGCAGCCGGGCAGGCATTGGCGCCCCCTTCTGTCTGCGCAGAGGGCCCACGCCGACGCGGCATTGGGGGCCCAAAAACCGGGGAATCCGCTATCCTGCCCCCCTATGGCGAACCCCTCCCCCCCGACGACCCCCCCCAAGCCCGATCGGCTGCTGTCACTCGACGTGATGCGCGGGCTCACCATCCTGGCGATGATCCTGGTCAACAACCCAGGATCGTGGGGCGCCCTGTACGGGCCACTGGGGCACGCCAAGTGGCACGGCTGGACGCCGACCGACCTGATCTTCCCGTTCTTCCTGTTTATGGTCGGCGTGGCGATGGCTTACAGCTTCGCTAAATACACCGACGGCGAGGGCCACGCGACCCGCGCCGTCTGGCTGCGGATTCTACGCCGTGTCGGCTTGTTGATCCTGCTCGGCCTGGCTCTGAATGCCTCGGGCCGACTGATCCAGGTCCCGCTCGGGTTGCGCGAAAGCTGGAACCTCGACACGCTCCGCTGGACGGGCGTGCTGCAACGCATCGGGCTGGCGTACCTGATCGCCTCGCTGGTGGTGCTGCGGACCGATCGCCTCGGGCGGTGGGTCGCCGCGCTCGTGTTGATCGTGCTGTACACACTGATCCTCAAGCTGGCGCCAACCAACGTCGAACCCGCCCTTCGTATGGAGCCCGAGAGCAACGCCGTGCTCGGGCTCGATCGCGCGGTCATTGGCAAGCAACACATGTGGTCCGGCGCCGTGACCGACCCTGAGGGACTGCTCAGCACGCTGCCCTCGGTCGTCACCGTGCTGATCGGCTACGGCGTGGGGCGTTGGCTGCGCGTGAACCCGCTCACCATCGCCGGCGCGGGCAAGCTGCTCCTCGCGGGACTGGGCGTGGCGTTGCTCGGGCAGGCTTGGGACGCCGGCCCGCACCCCGGGTGGGGCGTGCCGATCAACAAGGCGCTGTGGACGCCGAGCTTCGTGCTGCTGGCCGGCGGGCTCGGCATGGTCTGCCTCGCGTGCTGCCTCTTCCTCTTCGACCTGGCGGGGAAGGAGTCGCCCGCTGTCCGGCGCGTGGCGACCGCCTTCCAGATGGTCGGCGTGAACGCGATCTTTGTGTTCGTCGCCTCGGGCTTCGTGGCACGGGCGATGGGGATCTTCAAGATCGGGGATCTGTCCGTGAAGGGCTGGCTGTACGAGAATCTGTTCGTCGAGCCGCTCGCCGCCGTCGGCCTGAGCGACCCGCGTCTCGCGTCGGTCGCCTACGCGGCGGCGTTCGTTGGCTGCTGGTGGCTCGTCCTCTGGCTCATGTGGCGAAAAAACTGGTCGATCCGGGTTTAGCACCATGTCCCGCCTGATTGAGATCGAACTGACGATCCCCAACGCCACGCTCTCCCAGCGCGTGCGCGACCTGCTGGACGACGCCGACGACCGCATCGAGCGCTTCAGCCACGACCACCGCGACAACCCCGTGCCGGCGTTCGTGCCGTG
It encodes the following:
- the ppsC gene encoding Phthiocerol synthesis polyketide synthase type I PpsC, yielding MADIDRVSKKDRLAGLSTDQRTRVQQRLIARAAAKLRAAAAEAEPAVRRAAESNASVEPGEPIAIVGMSCRFAGAPDLQAYWRMIRDGVEGAAEIPEDRWPIDEYYDPAGGPGKMATRRLAFLDQIDQFEPGFFNITPREAARMDPQQRLLLEVAWETCENAGWPADRLAGSSTGVYVGVGGTDYMKAPIHSPNYFELIDAHVGTGNALSIASNRVSFALDLRGPSMSVDTACSSGSLAIHLAAESLRRGDSDAALAGGVNAIITPEVTIAFSNAQMLSPEGRCRSYDAGASGYVRGEGCAFVLLKRLKDAQRDGDDVLAVLAGTAANQDGRTPGISAPSVVQQQDCLLSALADAGLKPADVDYIEGHGTGTPLGDPVELQALAHVFRRESDTDPPLWLTSVKANIGHTETVSGVAGLIKAVLLMQNETVPPQLHFEQLNPHAQIDRSRVTPVTEAQPWPSRLAEGGRPRVAGVSSFGFGGTNTHLVVTEPPSKRPPEQSTPPKQLVKLAAKTPDRLRQQAEQLAAWLRSDAGRDAELADVACTMNTGRADFGHRVALLVENRQELLARLDEVAAGDAAEEGLPTRSLPRTAWLFTGQGAQRWGMGRELYDAEPNFRDVFDRCSAVLEEAASVSLIDVLHGGDESLVNETRYTQPALFAIECGLAALWRSWGVEPDVLVGHSIGEYAAAVTAGVLKLEDGARLVTERARLMHSAPGEGGMAVVFADEATVAPVLAGREARLAIAAVNGPQSTVLSGDVVELEAALADLTEQEIASKRLTVSHAFHSPLMDPVLDEFERFAGQFEHHRPRVSIASNVTGQLIGGDSAPDDWPRYWRDHLRGAVRFAEGVSVAADLGATHWIEIGPAPILAGMAARCDAPFKETPRWIASLRPDSEEWATLFGALASHWSGGGAVDWRALHRDRPGRRLPLPNYPMHRERFWYEDLQPRGATVARAAANASPVLGGRVPVAGEGVLFEAPLDERTPAWLVDHQVRGTIVAPAAMFVEQALAAAAELAESDGAPLRVDGVVIRQALAPPEGERLRLQTLVERPAMGRRRVTIHSAPADQTDAAWVEHVEATLVDSAAGGLECPSRDGFDARVVEQQTRDRFYRTIAERGLEYGQAFRVLDDVRRTPYDATADLVPSRAVAADLERYRLHPAIGDALLQSIAAVAPREPDGSASPHTYLPVRIESVRVQRPINPGEPLTAYTVRTSPTPESDESSPETIEADAWLLDATGAVVAALCGVQVQRMASASDAEQESTPGDWLYELRWRSVDLCTGAESPAEVDWPAGPTLLLADDAPFAEAIAESIESRGGSCLVATPGKAFSMRIEEKGSTARTRFTYDPSDATHDERLVEMLAANPSGKPAAVVHAHHGEDWEQTAAALRLTQALARRSVAPERGVWFVTHNAQAVGVVGEAPASPAQAARVGFGRVAAMEQPERGVRLLDLDRFDATSASLLVDEIAAAAGEGQIAHRDGERYVARLAHAESLADAVASDAGGAAPPDAPSWRLGLRRAGSFDGLAYEPFDPVEPGPGQVQMKVHATGLNFSDVLKALGLYPGMKESDTPLGIESSGVITAVGEGVEHLRVGDEAIGVLPYAFASHATTAAYAVVPKPAGLSHEEGATLPIVFLTAHHALVNLARLEAGERVLIHAAAGGVGLAALQIAQAAGAEVFATAGSDKKRDRLRSLGVKHVMDSRSLDFVDQVREATGGEGVDVVLNSLPGEAIDASLGLLRAYGRFCEIGKIDIYQDRKIGLLPFQDNLSYFAIDLDRLLRERPQQVTRLYAEVMQRFTEGVYKPLPYTRFATAEVADAFRYMSQRKNLGKVVVSMRPEASDQEDGDSRPVIAGAGYLVTGGLGALGRRVAEWLAANGAGGVALVSRREPDEEAKAFLDSLGVPAVGLSGDAADRESLAAALDELPKDFPPIAGVIHAAGVLDDGLIGDLDAGRLDRVLRPKALGAWNLHELTQQPGSPLADVRQFVLFSSVAAALGSPGQTNYAAANASLDALANHRHTLGLSATSLGWGPWAADASADGGAGMAAGETADAVRGKGMDLLPPSEALDLMGRLMVSDASAVAVFDARWDALSRLLSGRATSTLEDLLVDADQKASGRGDSALRQRLLTAEPDERRDELIAMVRGELARVTSVTPEEIDTAAPLATIGIDSLMALELKNNLESKLAITLPMGKLLAGPSVASLAEAAADELVGAADEAPVEPWRPLVTLQEGEPGKPALFLMPVLGGDVGAYRELADAAPEGLPVKAVRSRGLDTDDPPHDRMDELASDYAAAIRAAQPEGPYHLAGWSTGGVTALAVAQRLEAEGAEVGRVALLDTPPPSVYEGVDTKDHAVFLHGVAHFIARFSGLEDLELSHEHLAGLPEARRLAAVRDSLVRSGLAAGAVDDAYVERLVAVGEALVVATQGYTAGDLAAPVTFFSPQTAGGLDGVTVLPDHNVAHWRERYGDLLTEHAIPGDHFTMMRGEGAAAMAEWLG
- the afr_2 gene encoding 1,5-anhydro-D-fructose reductase, yielding MADTLNVAMIGARFMGKAHSNAYQQVGKFFDPAIKPVMKSVCARDAAGTQAFAERFGWERADTDWKQVVSAADIDLVDVCTPGDTHAPIAIAAAQAGKHVFCEKPLANTLADAREMLAAARGGGVRHMVNFNYRRAPAVSLARQMVEAGEIGEVRQWRATYLQDWLVDPESPYSWRMDKKIAGSGAHGDLNAHLIDLARFITGDEITEVVGDMKTFITERPYPDGSGTGVGASGSGGKSGKGQVTVDDAALFLARFGNGAIGTFEATRMAPGRKNYNRFEVSGSKGTLAWNFEDMNVLEYYSMDEPTSRQGFRKIMATESDHPYVAAWWPPGHVLGYEHGFVHGVYDLLQAIASGGAVAPDFVDGARCVAVLEAVEASATGGAWQKVESVE